In Pseudomonas poae, a single genomic region encodes these proteins:
- the cyoC gene encoding cytochrome o ubiquinol oxidase subunit III — MAHTQEHGHEDAGSLSVFGFWIYLMTDCILFASLFAGYAVLRDSVAGGPSSVDIFELPYVLAETMLLLLSSITYGYGMLAMNRGQQSQVLRWLGLTFVLGAGFIAMEINEFRHLIAEGYGPDRSAFLTAFFTLVGTHGAHVLTGLIWMAVLMVQIRQKGLTNTTATRLSCLSLFWHFLDVVWICVFTVIYLLGVV, encoded by the coding sequence ATCGCTCATACTCAGGAACACGGACATGAAGACGCGGGTTCGCTGAGCGTCTTCGGGTTCTGGATCTACCTGATGACCGACTGCATCCTGTTCGCGAGCTTGTTCGCCGGCTATGCGGTGTTGCGCGACAGCGTGGCCGGCGGTCCTTCGAGCGTGGATATTTTCGAACTGCCCTATGTGCTCGCTGAAACCATGCTGCTGCTGTTGAGCAGCATCACCTACGGCTACGGGATGCTGGCGATGAACCGTGGCCAGCAAAGCCAGGTGCTGCGTTGGCTGGGACTCACGTTCGTGCTCGGCGCCGGCTTCATTGCCATGGAAATCAACGAGTTCCGCCATTTGATCGCAGAAGGCTACGGACCGGACCGCAGCGCGTTTCTGACCGCTTTTTTCACCCTTGTCGGCACCCACGGCGCGCACGTGTTGACGGGGTTGATCTGGATGGCTGTGCTGATGGTGCAGATTCGCCAGAAAGGCCTGACCAACACCACCGCCACCCGGCTCAGTTGCCTGAGCCTGTTCTGGCACTTCCTGGACGTGGTGTGGATCTGCGTGTTTACCGTGATCTATCTGTTGGGAGTGGTGTGA